From a single Salinirussus salinus genomic region:
- a CDS encoding DUF433 domain-containing protein → MSEGESRRIAHELMSEPHIRGRRVSVRQVYALVEERGESPEAVADRYDLDVADVYHALAYYHDHPREMRDVEDERDDAIADFRESIDRPEGVDPDTA, encoded by the coding sequence ATGTCCGAGGGAGAATCCCGGCGGATCGCACACGAGCTGATGAGCGAGCCCCATATTCGAGGCCGTCGAGTCAGCGTCCGCCAGGTGTACGCCCTCGTCGAAGAACGCGGTGAAAGCCCCGAAGCTGTTGCCGATCGGTACGATCTTGACGTAGCTGACGTGTACCACGCGCTGGCGTACTATCACGATCATCCGCGAGAGATGCGTGACGTAGAAGACGAGCGCGACGATGCGATAGCGGACTTCCGCGAGTCGATCGACCGTCCCGAAGGCGTCGATCCCGATACCGCCTGA
- a CDS encoding NAD(P)/FAD-dependent oxidoreductase produces the protein MERVDVAIVGGGPAGTSAAWAAAAAGANALVLEKGVPRADRDGLGPDSTDAAGMLDYWVDLMDLPVDVPDEVVLRTLEGADFIGPAETLSIDDTGLDASYPDFGFAFDRAGFDDWLREEAEAAGATYRVGDSVTGVDSDLAGPDGPTHTLDLSGGETVEAGALVLADGPQRTVTGPALNQFLDTSLGERMPSTEVNHIAYQEHRRLPAELFEPDRLKFWWGYMPGHTAYPWVFPNDDSVARVGLTMPIGLDIDEFERSEWALLREDDDAIPGGSEYLRRLLAREYPGYDIDDFPLVEDRGKRGGTETYPISSTRPIESPTAANVAVVGGAMGATSAFHEGGDHVAVRTGRVAGRLAAEDDLGRYNDAWQAAIGEEVLRNVTLADIVEPYGPDDWDRAFKAADTMLNRGEYSLLSLLRSGLTGIRMVRTYRKTKARFADGAYVQLRESEYSV, from the coding sequence ATGGAACGCGTCGACGTCGCCATCGTCGGCGGCGGGCCCGCGGGAACGTCCGCCGCCTGGGCCGCCGCCGCGGCCGGCGCGAACGCGCTCGTCCTCGAGAAAGGGGTCCCCCGGGCCGACCGCGACGGGCTCGGCCCCGACTCGACGGACGCCGCCGGGATGCTCGACTACTGGGTCGACCTGATGGACCTGCCCGTCGACGTCCCCGACGAGGTCGTCCTCCGGACCCTGGAGGGGGCTGACTTCATCGGCCCGGCCGAGACGCTCTCGATCGACGACACCGGACTCGATGCCTCGTATCCCGACTTCGGCTTCGCCTTCGACCGGGCGGGGTTCGACGACTGGCTCCGGGAAGAGGCCGAAGCCGCCGGCGCGACCTACCGGGTCGGGGACAGCGTCACCGGCGTCGACTCCGACCTGGCGGGACCCGACGGGCCGACCCACACCCTCGACCTCTCCGGCGGCGAGACCGTCGAGGCCGGAGCGCTGGTGCTCGCCGACGGCCCACAGCGGACGGTCACCGGGCCGGCGCTGAACCAGTTTCTCGACACGTCGCTGGGCGAGCGGATGCCCTCGACGGAGGTGAACCACATCGCCTACCAGGAGCACCGCCGGCTTCCCGCCGAGCTGTTCGAGCCCGACCGGCTGAAGTTCTGGTGGGGGTACATGCCCGGCCACACCGCCTACCCGTGGGTCTTTCCCAACGACGACAGCGTCGCCCGGGTCGGGCTGACGATGCCCATCGGGCTGGACATCGACGAGTTCGAGCGCTCGGAGTGGGCGCTGCTCCGCGAGGACGACGACGCCATTCCCGGGGGCTCGGAGTACCTCCGTCGGCTGCTGGCCCGGGAGTACCCCGGGTACGACATCGATGACTTCCCGCTGGTGGAGGACCGCGGGAAACGCGGTGGCACCGAGACGTATCCCATCTCCTCGACCCGACCGATCGAGTCACCCACCGCCGCGAACGTCGCCGTCGTCGGTGGCGCGATGGGCGCGACCTCCGCCTTCCACGAGGGCGGTGACCACGTCGCCGTCCGGACGGGGCGGGTCGCCGGGCGGCTGGCCGCCGAGGACGACCTCGGGCGGTACAACGACGCCTGGCAGGCAGCCATCGGCGAGGAGGTACTCCGGAACGTCACGCTCGCGGACATCGTCGAGCCCTACGGGCCCGACGACTGGGACCGGGCGTTCAAGGCTGCCGACACGATGCTCAACCGCGGGGAGTACAGCCTCCTCAGCCTGCTGCGGTCGGGGCTGACCGGCATCCGGATGGTCCGGACCTACCGGAAGACCAAGGCCCGCTTCGCCGACGGCGCGTACGTCCAGCTCCGGGAGTCCGAGTACTCCGTCTAG
- the asd gene encoding aspartate-semialdehyde dehydrogenase produces the protein MTTRVGIIGATGAVGQRLIQLIDPHPEFEVAALTASEDSAGSTYREAAKWRISTPIPERVADMEVGETSPEAIPDDVSLVFSSLPSSVGEAVEPAFCEAGYVVSSNSSNARTDEDVPLTIPEVNADHIDLLEVQRDRRGWDGALVKNPNCSTITMVPPLAALEEAFGLERVTVSTLQAVSGAGYSGVTSMEIIDNAIPHIGGEEAKMETESRKLLGTFDGAEVEWLDARVDASCNRIPTLDGHLENVWTDLAEEATPEAAAEAMRSYPTLGLHSSPGQLVHVFEEPDRPQPRLDRDRENGMAIAAGGLQATEGGLQFNCLAHNTLRGAAGASLLNGELLLENGYI, from the coding sequence ATGACAACGCGAGTCGGTATCATCGGCGCGACGGGGGCGGTCGGCCAGCGACTCATCCAGCTCATCGACCCTCATCCGGAGTTCGAGGTGGCCGCGCTGACCGCGAGCGAGGACAGCGCCGGCAGCACCTACCGCGAGGCCGCCAAGTGGCGCATCTCCACGCCCATCCCCGAGCGCGTCGCTGACATGGAGGTCGGCGAGACGAGTCCCGAAGCCATCCCCGACGACGTCTCGCTGGTGTTCTCCTCGCTGCCCTCCAGTGTCGGCGAGGCCGTCGAGCCCGCGTTCTGTGAGGCCGGCTACGTCGTCTCCTCGAACTCCTCGAACGCCCGGACCGACGAGGACGTCCCACTGACGATCCCCGAGGTCAACGCCGACCACATCGACCTCCTGGAGGTCCAGCGCGACCGCCGGGGCTGGGACGGCGCGCTCGTCAAGAACCCCAACTGCTCGACGATCACGATGGTGCCGCCGCTTGCTGCCCTGGAGGAGGCGTTCGGGCTGGAGCGAGTAACAGTATCGACCCTGCAGGCCGTCTCGGGAGCGGGCTACTCCGGGGTCACCTCGATGGAGATCATCGACAACGCGATCCCTCACATCGGCGGCGAGGAGGCCAAGATGGAGACCGAGTCCCGCAAGCTACTCGGCACGTTCGACGGCGCCGAGGTGGAGTGGCTCGACGCCCGCGTCGACGCCTCCTGTAACCGGATCCCCACCCTGGACGGGCACCTCGAGAACGTCTGGACCGACCTCGCGGAGGAGGCGACGCCAGAGGCGGCCGCCGAGGCGATGCGGTCGTACCCCACCCTCGGGTTGCACAGCTCGCCCGGCCAGCTTGTCCACGTCTTCGAGGAGCCCGACCGGCCTCAGCCCCGGCTCGACCGCGACCGGGAGAACGGGATGGCCATCGCCGCCGGCGGTCTCCAGGCGACCGAGGGCGGGCTCCAGTTCAACTGTCTCGCCCACAACACGCTCCGCGGGGCCGCGGGGGCGTCGCTGCTGAACGGCGAACTCCTGCTGGAGAACGGCTACATCTGA
- a CDS encoding 30S ribosomal protein S17e, which yields MAIKPAYVKKTATLLMERYPDAFGPDFEHNKEVVEELTNIESKGVRNRVAGYVTHKQGSQTAEA from the coding sequence ATGGCCATCAAGCCCGCCTACGTCAAGAAGACCGCGACCCTCCTGATGGAGCGATACCCGGACGCCTTCGGCCCCGACTTCGAGCACAACAAGGAGGTCGTCGAGGAGCTGACCAACATCGAGTCCAAGGGCGTCCGCAACCGGGTCGCGGGCTACGTCACTCACAAGCAGGGCAGCCAGACCGCCGAAGCCTGA